One window from the genome of Streptomyces sp. NBC_01476 encodes:
- the qcrA gene encoding cytochrome bc1 complex Rieske iron-sulfur subunit → MSETGSHNDVSENLPSEHGAPEGGVAVKTDPFANPGLPPHEHRRQDIDDKAAKHSERVVAGLFTLSMLGTIAFIACFVIFPVDKIVYIFPFGHVSALNFSLGLTLGVALFCIGAGAIHWARTLMSDEEIADERHRVDADDELRENVRQQWITGAKESGFGRRKLIRNTMFGALTLVPLSGLVILRDLGPLPEDKLQHTLWAKGKVLINSNTNEPLRPEDVVVGSLTFAQPQGLEESAEDFQQQIAKAALMIVRLKPEDIKDKREANWGHEGIVAFSKICTHVGCPISLYEQQTHHVLCPCHQSTFDLSDGARVLFGPAGHPLPQLRISVNGEGNLIALGDFEAPVGPAFWER, encoded by the coding sequence ATGAGCGAGACTGGATCTCACAACGACGTGTCAGAGAACCTGCCGAGCGAACACGGCGCCCCCGAGGGCGGCGTAGCGGTCAAGACCGACCCGTTCGCCAATCCCGGGCTGCCGCCCCACGAGCACCGCCGCCAGGACATCGACGACAAGGCGGCCAAGCACTCCGAGCGAGTGGTGGCCGGCCTCTTCACCCTGTCGATGCTCGGCACCATCGCGTTCATCGCCTGCTTCGTGATCTTCCCGGTCGACAAGATCGTCTACATCTTCCCGTTCGGCCATGTGAGCGCGCTGAACTTCTCGCTCGGGCTGACGCTGGGCGTGGCGCTCTTCTGCATCGGCGCGGGCGCCATCCACTGGGCCCGCACGCTGATGTCCGACGAGGAGATCGCCGACGAGCGCCACCGGGTGGACGCCGACGACGAGCTGCGCGAGAACGTCCGCCAGCAGTGGATCACCGGTGCCAAGGAGAGCGGCTTCGGCCGCCGCAAGCTGATCCGGAACACCATGTTCGGCGCGCTGACCCTGGTGCCGCTCTCCGGCCTGGTGATCCTGCGCGACCTCGGCCCGCTGCCGGAGGACAAGCTCCAGCACACGCTGTGGGCCAAGGGCAAGGTGCTGATCAACTCCAACACCAACGAGCCGCTGCGGCCCGAGGACGTGGTGGTCGGCTCGCTGACCTTCGCCCAGCCGCAGGGCCTGGAGGAGTCGGCCGAGGACTTCCAGCAGCAGATCGCCAAGGCCGCCCTGATGATCGTCCGGCTCAAGCCGGAGGACATCAAGGACAAGCGCGAGGCCAACTGGGGCCACGAGGGCATCGTGGCGTTCTCCAAGATCTGCACCCACGTCGGCTGCCCGATCAGCCTGTACGAGCAGCAGACGCACCATGTGCTCTGCCCGTGCCACCAGTCGACGTTCGACCTGTCCGACGGTGCCCGGGTGCTCTTCGGCCCCGCGGGACACCCGCTGCCGCAGCTTCGGATCAGCGTCAACGGTGAGGGCAACCTCATCGCGCTTGGCGACTTCGAGGCGCCCGTCGGCCCGGCTTTCTGGGAGCGCTGA
- the ctaE gene encoding aa3-type cytochrome oxidase subunit III, translating to MSDVATATAVETGHAHPSVNRPNLTSVGTIIWLSSELMFFAALFAMYFTLRSVTGADFWKEHAHALNVPFSATNTTILVLSSFTCQMGVFAAERGDVKKLRSWFIVTFIMGAVFVGGQIFEYTNLVKKDGISLSSDPYGSAFYLTTGFHGLHVTAGLIAFLLVLGRTYAAKRFTHQQATAAIVVSYYWHFVDVVWIGLFATIYLIK from the coding sequence ATGTCGGACGTGGCGACAGCAACAGCAGTAGAAACCGGGCACGCGCACCCGTCGGTCAACCGGCCGAACCTCACCAGCGTCGGAACCATCATCTGGTTGAGCTCCGAGCTGATGTTCTTCGCGGCCCTCTTCGCGATGTACTTCACCCTTCGGTCGGTCACGGGTGCCGACTTCTGGAAGGAACACGCGCACGCGCTGAACGTGCCGTTCTCGGCGACGAACACCACGATCCTGGTGCTCTCGTCCTTCACCTGCCAGATGGGCGTGTTCGCCGCGGAGCGCGGCGACGTGAAGAAGCTCCGCTCGTGGTTCATCGTGACCTTCATCATGGGCGCGGTCTTCGTCGGCGGACAGATCTTCGAGTACACGAACCTGGTCAAGAAGGACGGGATCTCGCTCAGCTCGGACCCGTACGGCTCCGCGTTCTACCTGACCACCGGGTTCCACGGGTTGCACGTGACCGCCGGACTGATCGCGTTCCTGCTGGTACTCGGCCGCACCTACGCGGCCAAGCGGTTCACTCACCAGCAGGCCACCGCTGCCATCGTCGTGTCCTACTACTGGCACTTCGTCGATGTGGTCTGGATCGGCCTCTTCGCCACGATCTACCTGATCAAGTAG
- the qcrB gene encoding cytochrome bc1 complex cytochrome b subunit translates to MSTTTETPTRRRPTNPGERVAEWTDGRLGLYKLAKSNLRKIFPDHWSFMLGEVCLYSFTILILTGVYLTLFFHPSMSEVVYHGPYAPLQGVRMSDAYASTMHISFEVRGGLLIRQIHHWAALIFIAAMIVHMMRVFFTGAFRRPREVNWLFGWSLLFLGMFTGFTGYSLPDDLLSGTGVRFMEGAVLSTPIVGTYLSMFLFGGEFPGHDFVSRFYSVHILLLPGLMAGLLVAHLILVFFHKHTQFPGAGKTEKNVVGTPLLPIYMAKAGGFFFVVFGVIAAIAAVATINPIWTMGPYRPDQVSTGAQPDWYMGFSEGLIRVMPGWEIRGWGHTLVLGVFIPLMIFPLVMVAIAVYPFIESWVTGDKREHHLLDRPRNRPVRTGFGVAWLTVYFVLLIGGGNDLFATHFHLSINAITWFVRVGFFVLPVLAFWVTKRICLGLQRRDRDKVLHGRETGIIKRLPHGEFIEVHEPLSQQQLHVLTAHVQPKPIDPGPEVDENGVERKLSPVAKAQAKLSKGFYGEHSQIPKPTAEEYEEITSGHGHH, encoded by the coding sequence ATGAGTACAACCACCGAAACCCCCACCCGGCGCCGGCCGACCAACCCCGGTGAGCGCGTCGCGGAGTGGACCGACGGACGGCTCGGGCTGTACAAGCTCGCCAAGTCCAACCTGCGCAAGATCTTCCCGGACCACTGGTCCTTCATGCTGGGCGAGGTCTGCCTCTACAGCTTCACGATCCTCATCCTCACGGGTGTCTATCTGACGCTGTTCTTCCACCCGAGCATGAGCGAGGTCGTCTACCACGGCCCGTACGCGCCGCTGCAGGGTGTGCGGATGTCCGACGCGTACGCCTCCACGATGCACATCAGCTTCGAGGTCCGCGGCGGTCTGCTGATCCGGCAGATCCACCACTGGGCCGCGCTGATCTTCATCGCGGCGATGATCGTGCACATGATGCGCGTCTTCTTCACCGGCGCCTTCCGCCGGCCGCGCGAGGTCAACTGGCTCTTCGGCTGGTCGCTGCTCTTCCTGGGCATGTTCACCGGCTTCACCGGCTACTCGCTCCCCGACGACCTGCTCTCCGGCACCGGTGTGCGGTTCATGGAGGGCGCGGTCCTCTCCACGCCGATCGTCGGCACGTATCTGTCGATGTTCCTCTTCGGCGGCGAGTTCCCCGGCCACGACTTCGTGTCGCGGTTCTACTCGGTGCACATCCTGCTGCTGCCAGGTCTGATGGCCGGCCTGCTGGTCGCCCACCTGATCCTGGTCTTCTTCCACAAGCACACCCAGTTCCCGGGTGCCGGCAAGACCGAGAAGAACGTCGTCGGCACCCCGCTGCTGCCGATCTACATGGCCAAGGCGGGCGGCTTCTTCTTCGTGGTCTTCGGTGTCATCGCCGCCATCGCGGCGGTCGCCACCATCAACCCGATCTGGACGATGGGCCCGTACCGGCCGGACCAGGTGTCCACCGGAGCACAGCCCGACTGGTACATGGGCTTCTCCGAGGGCCTGATCCGGGTGATGCCCGGCTGGGAGATCAGAGGCTGGGGCCACACGCTGGTCCTCGGCGTCTTCATCCCGCTGATGATCTTCCCGCTGGTGATGGTGGCCATCGCGGTCTACCCGTTCATCGAGTCGTGGGTGACCGGCGACAAGCGGGAGCACCATCTGCTGGACCGGCCGCGGAACCGCCCGGTGCGGACCGGCTTCGGTGTGGCCTGGCTGACGGTCTACTTCGTGCTGCTGATCGGTGGTGGCAACGACCTGTTCGCCACGCACTTCCACTTGTCGATCAACGCGATCACCTGGTTCGTCCGGGTCGGCTTCTTCGTGCTGCCGGTACTGGCGTTCTGGGTCACCAAGCGGATCTGTCTGGGGCTGCAGCGGCGCGACCGCGACAAGGTGCTGCACGGGCGGGAGACCGGCATCATCAAGCGGCTGCCGCACGGTGAGTTCATCGAGGTGCACGAGCCGCTGTCGCAGCAGCAGTTGCACGTGCTCACCGCCCACGTCCAGCCGAAGCCGATCGACCCAGGACCCGAGGTCGACGAGAACGGGGTGGAGCGCAAGCTCAGCCCGGTCGCCAAGGCGCAGGCGAAGCTTTCCAAGGGGTTCTACGGGGAGCACAGCCAGATTCCGAAGCCGACGGCCGAGGAGTACGAGGAGATCACCTCGGGGCACGGTCACCACTAG
- the qcrC gene encoding cytochrome bc1 complex diheme cytochrome c subunit — protein sequence MKKLSARRRHPLAALVVLFFALAATGGLYAALAPAPQAHADDSAQSLAIEQGKKLYSVGCASCHGTSGQGSSDGPTLVGVGSAAVDFQVGTGRMPAQQPGAQIEKHPVIYTQAQIDQLAAYIASFGPGPVIPTKDQYSPSGADAAKGGELFRTNCSQCHNFVGKGGALTDGKFAPSLKGVDPKHVYEAMQTGPQNMPSFPDSTMPSDSKADIIAYLKAVDSANSPNPGGFTLGSIGPVSEGLFAWVFGLGTLIAIATWVAARTTKAKKS from the coding sequence GTGAAAAAGCTCTCCGCACGACGGCGCCACCCGCTGGCGGCGCTTGTCGTCCTATTCTTCGCGCTCGCGGCCACCGGGGGGCTGTACGCGGCGCTCGCGCCGGCACCGCAGGCACACGCCGATGACTCGGCGCAGTCGCTGGCCATCGAGCAGGGCAAGAAGCTGTACTCCGTGGGCTGCGCAAGCTGCCACGGCACCTCGGGGCAGGGCAGTTCCGACGGCCCGACGCTGGTCGGTGTCGGCAGCGCCGCCGTGGACTTCCAGGTCGGCACCGGCCGCATGCCGGCCCAGCAGCCCGGTGCCCAGATCGAGAAGCACCCGGTCATCTACACCCAGGCCCAGATCGACCAGCTGGCGGCGTACATCGCCTCGTTCGGTCCCGGCCCGGTCATCCCGACCAAGGACCAGTACAGCCCGAGCGGCGCCGACGCCGCCAAGGGCGGTGAACTGTTCCGCACCAACTGCTCCCAGTGCCACAACTTCGTGGGCAAGGGCGGCGCGCTGACCGACGGCAAGTTCGCGCCGAGCCTGAAGGGTGTCGACCCCAAGCACGTCTACGAGGCCATGCAGACCGGCCCGCAGAACATGCCGTCCTTCCCCGACAGCACCATGCCGTCGGACTCCAAGGCCGACATCATCGCCTACCTCAAGGCGGTCGACAGCGCGAACAGCCCCAACCCGGGCGGCTTCACCCTCGGCAGCATCGGCCCGGTCTCCGAGGGCCTGTTCGCCTGGGTCTTCGGCCTCGGCACGCTGATCGCCATCGCCACGTGGGTCGCCGCCCGGACCACTAAGGCCAAGAAGTCATGA